One window from the genome of Chroococcidiopsis sp. TS-821 encodes:
- a CDS encoding cyanophycinase, whose protein sequence is MAQSQAKGQLVIIGGAEDKEGECTILREFVRRAGGTKARIVIMTAATELPREVGENYIRIFERLGAEDVRIVDTETREDASSSTALEAIEKATGIFFTGGDQARITSILKDTEIDTKIHERFQAGIVIGGTSAGAAVMPDVMIVEGDSETNPRMEIVELGPGMGFLPGVVIDQHFSQRGRLGRLIAALAQQPAVLGFGIDENTAMVVSNNQFEVVGEGSVTVVDDSNVTHTNVDEILKDEALAVCGAKLHILPHGYKFDLKARKPILNNVPSASESENNGSNNNQTAATSTEQQLLEQLAT, encoded by the coding sequence ATGGCACAAAGCCAAGCAAAAGGTCAACTGGTTATTATCGGTGGAGCCGAAGATAAAGAGGGAGAATGTACGATTTTGCGTGAGTTTGTTCGTCGCGCAGGAGGAACAAAAGCCAGAATCGTGATTATGACAGCAGCAACTGAACTGCCACGCGAAGTAGGAGAAAATTATATTAGAATTTTTGAACGTTTAGGCGCTGAAGATGTACGGATAGTAGATACAGAAACTCGTGAAGACGCTAGCTCTTCAACAGCATTGGAAGCGATTGAAAAGGCAACAGGCATATTTTTTACAGGCGGAGATCAAGCCCGCATCACAAGTATCCTCAAAGATACAGAAATTGACACAAAAATTCACGAACGCTTTCAAGCAGGAATCGTGATTGGTGGTACGAGTGCAGGAGCGGCGGTGATGCCTGATGTCATGATTGTAGAAGGCGACTCTGAGACAAACCCTCGCATGGAAATTGTAGAATTAGGTCCTGGGATGGGCTTTCTTCCAGGAGTTGTCATCGATCAGCATTTCTCACAACGCGGGCGCTTGGGGCGCTTAATTGCCGCACTGGCACAACAACCTGCTGTTTTAGGATTTGGTATCGATGAAAATACCGCGATGGTTGTGAGCAATAACCAATTTGAAGTTGTTGGGGAAGGGTCGGTTACAGTTGTAGATGACTCGAATGTTACTCATACAAATGTTGATGAAATATTAAAGGATGAGGCTTTAGCTGTTTGTGGAGCTAAGCTGCATATTCTACCGCACGGCTATAAATTCGATCTCAAAGCTCGTAAGCCTATTCTGAATAACGTTCCTTCAGCCTCTGAGTCAGAAAATAATGGCTCCAATAATAACCAAACAGCCGCAACATCAACTGAACAACAGCTATTAGAGCAATTAGCGACCTAG
- a CDS encoding acetate--CoA ligase family protein — protein MVQSASTDVVRVNARATDVFDIFNFKHYEGPNRYLETGALIFDLALTKYQEPLTIEDYVAAVGDRYPQLRTEKYQSHAHLFARTVSEVGKLDMGLHLNRWSIEYYPEYARIAVQSLHGKTTRAVVYFVWDWFEAITQNREIIYDEQMRVLQDKFRQSVYGGPTVYALLRTADRKRIPTFYLWDEGLMQYGYGRKQVRGVATTFDADSHLDSDFTTRKDDCKAFLSTLGFPVPNGDLVTSLKEALAVAADIGYPVAVKPVAGHKGIGVTADVQNSEELKSAYDRAVDAIPEDQPIRIIVEKSISGSDFRLLCVNGRFVAATERRPASVVGDGESTIAELIEYENRKPERLDTPTSAMSKIQCDEAMELYLEEQGLSLDSVLEKDRTVYLRKVANLSAGGFSIDATRNVHHDNIILAQDIAQHFRLTCLGIDVITRSLAESWKSGNFGIIEINAAPGIFMHLNPAVGESVDVPSHILETFFESGTHARIPIITFNRVSVGELQETIDHILLQHPDWTIGAVCQDGVFVNRSQKVLNKLYNNNVQNLLRNPKLDLLIAEYNEDVLEKEGMFYYGSNMVVLNDPTETEMMLVRDVFEDSTIVVKERDNISIRRRGLIEDYTLGAGEPFTRVYLKEIGTIL, from the coding sequence ATGGTACAAAGCGCAAGTACAGACGTAGTTAGAGTGAATGCTAGAGCAACTGACGTATTCGATATTTTTAATTTTAAACATTACGAAGGACCCAATCGTTATTTGGAAACAGGCGCGTTAATCTTTGATTTAGCGCTTACCAAATATCAGGAGCCATTAACGATAGAAGACTATGTTGCAGCAGTAGGCGATCGCTACCCGCAGCTGCGTACCGAAAAGTATCAATCTCACGCACATTTATTTGCCCGCACCGTGTCTGAAGTCGGAAAACTCGACATGGGCTTACATTTAAATCGTTGGAGTATTGAGTACTATCCAGAATATGCCAGAATTGCCGTGCAATCGTTGCATGGCAAAACTACTCGCGCAGTTGTTTATTTTGTTTGGGATTGGTTTGAAGCCATTACACAAAATAGAGAAATCATCTACGATGAGCAGATGAGAGTCCTCCAAGATAAATTTCGGCAATCAGTGTATGGTGGTCCTACAGTTTATGCTTTATTGCGCACTGCCGATCGAAAACGCATTCCCACGTTTTATCTGTGGGATGAAGGGTTAATGCAATATGGTTATGGTAGAAAGCAAGTACGCGGCGTAGCCACAACCTTCGATGCTGACAGCCACCTCGATTCGGACTTTACCACACGCAAAGATGACTGTAAGGCTTTTCTCAGTACGCTTGGTTTTCCTGTGCCAAATGGCGACCTCGTTACCTCGCTCAAAGAAGCTTTAGCTGTAGCAGCAGATATTGGTTATCCCGTTGCAGTCAAGCCAGTAGCAGGACACAAGGGAATTGGCGTTACTGCAGACGTGCAAAATTCTGAGGAACTCAAATCTGCATACGATCGTGCAGTTGACGCAATCCCGGAAGATCAGCCAATTCGGATCATTGTTGAAAAGAGTATCTCAGGGTCAGATTTTCGATTACTTTGTGTTAATGGTAGGTTTGTAGCGGCAACTGAAAGGCGTCCTGCATCAGTCGTTGGTGATGGTGAATCGACAATTGCCGAATTAATTGAGTATGAAAATCGCAAGCCAGAGCGTCTCGATACGCCTACCTCTGCAATGAGTAAAATTCAGTGCGATGAGGCAATGGAACTTTACTTAGAAGAACAAGGCTTATCATTAGATAGCGTGCTAGAAAAAGATCGAACTGTGTATCTGCGTAAGGTTGCTAATCTTTCTGCTGGTGGATTTAGTATCGATGCAACGCGCAATGTCCATCATGACAATATCATTTTGGCGCAAGACATTGCCCAACATTTTCGACTAACTTGCCTGGGTATAGACGTCATTACGCGCAGTCTCGCTGAGTCTTGGAAGTCTGGTAACTTTGGCATCATTGAAATTAACGCAGCGCCAGGAATTTTTATGCATCTTAATCCTGCTGTTGGTGAAAGCGTAGATGTGCCGTCACATATTCTCGAAACGTTTTTTGAGTCTGGCACTCATGCCAGAATACCGATTATTACATTCAATCGTGTTTCTGTAGGAGAACTTCAAGAAACAATCGACCACATTCTTTTGCAGCATCCCGACTGGACGATCGGTGCAGTCTGTCAAGATGGTGTTTTTGTTAATCGCTCGCAAAAAGTTTTGAATAAACTGTACAACAACAACGTGCAAAACTTACTGCGCAATCCCAAGCTTGATTTGCTAATTGCTGAGTACAACGAGGATGTTTTAGAAAAAGAAGGCATGTTTTACTACGGTAGCAACATGGTTGTCCTCAACGATCCGACCGAAACAGAAATGATGCTCGTGCGAGACGTCTTTGAAGATTCCACTATCGTTGTCAAAGAAAGAGACAATATTTCTATTCGTCGTCGGGGATTAATCGAAGATTACACCTTAGGCGCAGGAGAACCATTTACACGAGTTTATCTGAAAGAGATTGGCACAATATTGTAG
- a CDS encoding alpha-amylase family glycosyl hydrolase: MAAPIEFELFAPYIKGAALIGDFSNWEDIPMQKSEDGYFRTKVELEDGSYQYKFRVQSKSWFFEPDQWVEVVDPYAVDIDNPTQNGVVRIKDGKRIVDTYVWQHDDQPLPANHELVIYELHVGDFSGGEDDPYARGKYKHVVEKLDYLCELGVNAIELMPVKEYPGDHSWGYNPRHFFATESSYGPTEELKHLIDECHGRGIRVIMDGIYNHSEASAPLTQIDHDYWYHHAPRDPDNNWGPEFNYEHYDENLETYPARRFIGDNVRFWIQEYHTDGIRFDAARQIANYDFMHWIVQEAKKTANMKPFYTVAEHIPETPSITNADGPMDGCWHDSFYHCVLEHICGDTFDLERLKDVIDCKRQGFMGTVNVVNYLTNHDHNHLMVELGDREIFDEEAFKRIKLGVAILMTAIGVPLVWMGEEFGEYKPKTPDSAKIDWTLLGNDLNRGLFEYYKGMIALRKQNHALYTENIDFFHENPEAKVLAYTRWNDEGSRIVVVANFSENFLGGYHVPNFPAAGKWHEWTGDYDVESGEDGMMLDIGSYEAKVFVWQQ, translated from the coding sequence ATGGCAGCTCCGATTGAATTTGAATTGTTTGCTCCATATATCAAAGGAGCAGCCTTGATCGGGGATTTCTCAAACTGGGAAGATATCCCCATGCAAAAAAGTGAAGATGGCTATTTCCGTACAAAAGTAGAATTAGAAGATGGCAGTTACCAATACAAATTCCGCGTTCAATCTAAATCTTGGTTTTTTGAGCCGGATCAATGGGTTGAGGTTGTCGATCCTTATGCAGTAGACATCGATAATCCCACTCAAAATGGAGTTGTACGAATCAAAGATGGAAAACGGATTGTTGACACTTATGTTTGGCAACACGACGATCAGCCTTTACCTGCAAACCATGAATTAGTCATCTATGAATTACACGTAGGCGATTTTTCTGGCGGTGAGGACGATCCTTACGCTCGTGGTAAGTACAAGCACGTTGTTGAGAAACTTGACTATCTCTGCGAACTGGGCGTTAATGCGATTGAACTTATGCCCGTTAAAGAATATCCAGGAGATCACAGTTGGGGGTACAACCCGCGGCATTTTTTCGCGACAGAATCAAGTTATGGTCCTACAGAAGAATTAAAACATCTCATCGATGAATGCCATGGGCGAGGAATTCGCGTCATTATGGATGGTATTTATAACCACTCCGAAGCTTCAGCTCCACTGACACAAATCGATCATGATTACTGGTATCATCATGCTCCCCGCGACCCTGATAACAACTGGGGACCAGAATTTAATTATGAGCATTACGACGAAAATTTAGAAACCTATCCAGCACGACGATTTATTGGCGATAACGTTCGTTTCTGGATTCAGGAGTATCATACTGATGGTATTCGCTTTGATGCTGCACGGCAAATTGCAAACTATGACTTTATGCACTGGATTGTGCAAGAAGCTAAAAAGACGGCTAACATGAAGCCGTTTTATACTGTTGCCGAGCATATTCCCGAAACTCCCAGCATCACTAACGCTGATGGACCAATGGATGGTTGCTGGCATGATAGTTTTTATCACTGTGTTTTAGAACATATCTGCGGTGACACATTTGATTTAGAACGCCTTAAGGATGTCATTGACTGTAAACGTCAAGGCTTCATGGGGACAGTGAATGTTGTTAATTATTTAACAAACCACGACCACAACCACCTGATGGTTGAGTTAGGCGATCGCGAAATCTTTGACGAAGAAGCCTTCAAGCGAATCAAACTCGGCGTGGCAATTTTGATGACAGCGATCGGCGTTCCACTTGTATGGATGGGTGAAGAGTTTGGCGAATACAAACCTAAAACTCCTGATTCTGCCAAAATTGATTGGACATTGCTAGGCAACGATCTCAATCGTGGTTTATTTGAGTACTACAAAGGGATGATTGCGCTACGCAAGCAAAATCACGCGCTTTACACTGAAAACATTGACTTCTTCCACGAAAACCCAGAAGCTAAAGTTCTTGCCTATACGCGCTGGAACGACGAAGGTTCGCGGATTGTCGTTGTCGCTAACTTCTCTGAAAACTTCCTCGGCGGTTATCACGTACCTAATTTTCCTGCAGCTGGCAAGTGGCACGAATGGACAGGAGACTATGATGTAGAGTCTGGAGAAGATGGCATGATGCTTGACATTGGATCTTACGAAGCCAAGGTATTTGTTTGGCAACAGTAA
- a CDS encoding gamma-glutamylcyclotransferase: protein MSFPVRQAAPQPTEAMFYYFAYGSCMCPVDLKRSLGEKTHIYVIGPAQLKGYRLGFYSYSPLRKSGVLDIIKDQSGVVEGVLYQLPWRLSAHLDEREGVLQNWYRQEIVNVFSGDRLYQNVRTYVVVDKLTEELAPSDWYFNVVLRGAVTCGLTEQYCWNLFNHMHQLQQRYAHHQLLRSA from the coding sequence ATGAGCTTTCCGGTACGACAAGCAGCACCGCAACCCACAGAAGCAATGTTTTACTATTTTGCGTATGGTTCTTGTATGTGTCCGGTAGATCTTAAGCGATCGCTCGGTGAAAAAACGCACATTTACGTCATTGGACCAGCCCAGCTAAAAGGATATCGCCTAGGGTTTTATTCATATTCACCGCTGCGCAAGTCGGGAGTTTTAGACATCATCAAAGACCAAAGTGGTGTTGTAGAAGGCGTATTGTATCAATTACCCTGGCGCTTAAGCGCTCATTTAGACGAACGCGAAGGCGTGCTGCAAAATTGGTATCGCCAAGAAATTGTCAACGTCTTCAGTGGCGATCGTCTCTATCAAAACGTTCGCACTTACGTAGTCGTCGATAAGTTAACCGAAGAACTCGCCCCAAGCGACTGGTATTTTAACGTTGTACTGCGGGGTGCGGTGACGTGCGGACTCACCGAGCAATACTGCTGGAACTTATTCAATCACATGCATCAACTACAACAGCGCTACGCTCACCATCAGCTATTACGCTCAGCTTGA
- a CDS encoding protochlorophyllide reductase has protein sequence MEQHHKSTVVITGASSGVGLYATKAFTRRGWHVVMACRNLEKAKNAAESLGIPQDSYTLMHIDLGSLDSVRKFVNDFRASGKSLDALVCNAAIYMPLLKEPQRSPEGYELTMTTNHLGHFLLCNLMLEDLKNSPATDKRVVILGTVTHNPDELGGKIPPRPDLGNLDGFAEGFKAPISMVDGKKFEPVKAYKDSKVCNVLTMRELHRRYHESTGITFTSLYPGCVADTPLFRNHYPLFQKLFPLFQKYITGGYVSQELAGERVAAVTIDPEYKQSGVYWSWGNRQKKDGKPFVQKVSPQASDDTKAERMWDLSEKLVGLA, from the coding sequence ATGGAACAACATCACAAGTCAACAGTTGTCATTACGGGAGCATCGTCAGGAGTTGGTTTATACGCAACAAAAGCGTTTACTCGTAGAGGATGGCACGTAGTGATGGCGTGTCGAAATTTAGAGAAAGCAAAAAACGCAGCCGAAAGCTTGGGAATACCACAAGACAGTTACACTCTCATGCATATTGACCTTGGCTCACTCGATAGCGTTCGCAAATTTGTGAACGACTTTAGAGCAAGTGGCAAATCATTAGATGCTTTGGTGTGCAATGCTGCGATTTATATGCCTTTGTTGAAGGAGCCACAGCGCAGCCCAGAAGGTTATGAGTTGACAATGACGACTAACCACCTTGGGCATTTTCTTTTGTGCAACCTGATGCTTGAAGACCTCAAAAATTCACCAGCTACAGATAAGCGAGTTGTGATTTTGGGAACTGTAACGCATAATCCTGATGAATTGGGCGGCAAAATTCCTCCACGTCCTGACTTAGGAAACTTAGATGGTTTTGCTGAAGGCTTCAAAGCCCCGATTTCGATGGTTGATGGCAAGAAATTTGAACCAGTGAAAGCTTACAAAGATAGCAAAGTTTGTAATGTGTTGACGATGCGGGAGTTACATCGACGTTATCACGAGTCAACTGGAATTACTTTCACTTCGCTTTATCCAGGTTGCGTTGCTGATACTCCGCTGTTTCGCAACCACTATCCGCTGTTTCAGAAACTTTTCCCCTTGTTTCAAAAGTATATTACTGGGGGGTATGTATCGCAAGAATTGGCTGGCGAGCGCGTTGCCGCAGTAACGATCGATCCTGAATATAAGCAATCAGGTGTTTATTGGAGTTGGGGTAATCGCCAAAAGAAAGATGGTAAACCATTTGTGCAAAAGGTTTCTCCCCAAGCAAGCGATGATACAAAAGCCGAGCGGATGTGGGATTTGAGTGAAAAGCTAGTCGGGCTTGCATGA
- a CDS encoding universal stress protein, whose protein sequence is MFDRILAAMDTSAIGKDVFEEALCLAKVNKARLMLLHVLSGEAEGSAGVPIFPTMGYYPGVSDRTLELYQQQWQEMEKHGLDLLRSYTDQATAAGVTTEFNQCVGSPGRIICNTARDWQANLIVIGRRGLSGLSELLLGSVSNYVLHHAPCSVLTVQHRVSTHSEATQKEQTKEKLQISS, encoded by the coding sequence ATGTTCGATCGCATTCTCGCTGCAATGGATACCTCTGCAATTGGTAAAGATGTTTTTGAAGAAGCACTATGTTTAGCAAAAGTCAATAAAGCTCGGTTAATGCTGTTGCACGTGTTATCAGGAGAAGCCGAAGGAAGTGCAGGTGTCCCGATATTTCCAACAATGGGATACTATCCTGGCGTAAGCGATCGCACGCTGGAACTTTATCAACAGCAGTGGCAAGAAATGGAAAAACACGGCTTAGATTTACTGCGATCGTATACAGACCAAGCAACCGCTGCAGGTGTTACAACAGAATTTAATCAATGTGTAGGTAGTCCTGGTCGCATAATATGCAATACGGCGCGTGATTGGCAAGCTAACTTGATTGTCATTGGGCGTAGAGGTCTTTCTGGCTTAAGCGAACTACTTTTAGGTAGTGTTAGTAATTATGTTTTACACCATGCACCTTGCTCGGTACTGACTGTTCAACATCGGGTAAGCACGCACTCTGAAGCAACTCAAAAAGAACAAACAAAAGAGAAATTACAAATCAGCAGTTAG